In Geobacillus kaustophilus, a genomic segment contains:
- a CDS encoding tyrosine-type recombinase/integrase — MARRNNNLSPNEIFEMHTNYIQSDAIDFQIALEKFIEDCEIRNCRPQTIQYYKNELSVFYKILREQEIEVNIYRMTPEIIKQNVILYMKNQKNCRTVTINTRLRALRAFFNFLEREKIISKKQNPFHEIKLLKDRKKAVPTFTKEEIHILFKQPNLKTFTGVRDLTIMMLLLETGIRASECVGIRLSDIDFQRSRILIQNTKGYRQRYVPIQKQMKEQLKKYLAIRGTLDHDYLFVSIDDTPLTKRQMQAQIESYGKKCGIHATCHKFRHTFARLSVEAGAGIFELQAVLGHTSMEMVKHYVNLFSDDVVEKHKTFSPIENVFSNRRRR; from the coding sequence TTGGCAAGGCGTAACAATAATTTATCCCCTAATGAGATTTTTGAAATGCACACAAACTATATCCAATCTGATGCTATTGATTTTCAAATAGCGTTAGAAAAATTCATTGAAGATTGCGAAATACGGAATTGTCGTCCTCAAACTATTCAGTATTACAAAAATGAATTATCTGTATTCTATAAAATTCTTCGTGAACAAGAAATTGAAGTTAATATTTACAGAATGACACCAGAAATCATTAAACAGAATGTCATCTTGTATATGAAGAATCAGAAAAATTGTAGAACGGTAACGATCAATACTCGGCTGCGTGCATTAAGAGCGTTTTTTAACTTTCTTGAACGAGAAAAAATCATTTCTAAAAAACAAAACCCTTTTCATGAAATCAAATTACTCAAAGACCGAAAGAAAGCAGTACCTACCTTCACAAAAGAAGAAATTCATATTCTTTTCAAACAACCAAATTTAAAAACTTTCACTGGTGTAAGAGATTTAACGATAATGATGCTTTTACTAGAAACAGGTATAAGGGCTTCTGAATGTGTCGGGATTCGATTATCAGACATAGATTTTCAACGTTCCCGAATCCTCATTCAAAATACAAAAGGTTATAGGCAACGATATGTACCGATTCAGAAGCAAATGAAAGAGCAGTTAAAAAAATATTTAGCAATTCGTGGCACATTAGATCATGATTATCTATTTGTTTCGATTGATGACACTCCTTTAACAAAACGTCAAATGCAGGCGCAAATTGAATCATATGGAAAGAAATGCGGTATTCATGCGACTTGTCATAAATTCAGACATACCTTTGCACGGCTTTCCGTTGAAGCAGGTGCTGGAATCTTTGAACTTCAAGCGGTTTTAGGACATACCTCGATGGAAATGGTGAAACATTACGTCAATCTATTTTCTGATGACGTGGTTGAAAAGCATAAAACATTTTCACCGATAGAGAATGTGTTTTCAAACAGAAGAAGGAGATGA
- a CDS encoding phage portal protein family protein: protein MGLFDKIRQRLPWNTYAQKEQELLEVARELFGEVGIYKDDTYERPDQEDFNPSDFTFEVYDKMLKDGQVKAGLDMIKLSATARGFTVTGDDPETRKYADFINLNFEMLQGNLEDTIAEMLSALEYGFSCTEKVFEYKDGKIMLKKLKVLDPHTISVKTNKFGDIEYVIQRIGSKEIKIPRNKIIWYAYDKRFGNLYGNSILRNVYKHWYIKDKMYRFANIAYERYGTPLLIGKVQDARDVNKMTKLLEKINAMTGLAISGGDDIKAIQGSNADFIGYIEHHDRKIMEAMLVPPMLLGLSRGQSGSYALTGNQFDIFMIRLEALQRDLKSLIEEEIIRPLIDLNFPNVKAYPAFNFKPLANEDIEKMARVFNMMIQAQVIAPTEEWIREELGFPVAPQKLEGKQPKEEQPEEQQPEGEQPEEEPQEEENSEGK from the coding sequence ATGGGTTTATTTGATAAAATTCGTCAACGCTTACCTTGGAACACATACGCTCAAAAGGAGCAAGAACTTCTCGAGGTCGCTAGAGAGCTTTTTGGTGAGGTAGGTATTTACAAGGACGACACTTATGAGCGCCCAGACCAAGAAGATTTCAACCCTAGCGACTTCACTTTTGAGGTTTACGACAAAATGCTCAAGGACGGTCAAGTCAAAGCTGGGCTTGATATGATTAAACTTTCAGCGACAGCTCGAGGCTTCACTGTTACAGGGGACGACCCAGAGACGAGAAAATATGCTGACTTCATTAACCTAAACTTTGAAATGCTTCAAGGCAACCTCGAGGACACAATTGCTGAAATGCTTTCAGCCCTAGAGTATGGTTTCTCTTGCACAGAGAAGGTCTTTGAGTACAAAGACGGAAAGATTATGCTTAAAAAGCTCAAAGTCCTTGACCCTCATACGATTTCCGTCAAAACTAACAAGTTTGGTGACATTGAGTATGTCATTCAGCGAATTGGCTCCAAAGAAATTAAGATTCCTCGTAATAAAATTATTTGGTACGCATATGACAAACGTTTTGGCAACTTATATGGCAACTCCATTCTCCGCAACGTTTATAAACACTGGTACATTAAAGACAAAATGTACCGTTTCGCAAACATAGCGTATGAGCGTTATGGAACTCCGTTGCTCATTGGGAAAGTCCAAGACGCTCGAGACGTGAACAAAATGACAAAACTCCTCGAGAAGATTAATGCCATGACTGGCTTGGCTATCTCTGGAGGAGACGACATTAAAGCGATTCAAGGCTCAAATGCTGACTTTATTGGCTACATTGAACACCATGACCGCAAAATTATGGAGGCTATGTTAGTCCCTCCAATGCTTCTCGGTCTCTCTCGTGGACAGTCTGGCTCCTATGCCCTTACTGGGAACCAGTTTGACATTTTCATGATTCGCTTAGAAGCCCTCCAACGTGACCTCAAGAGCCTCATTGAGGAGGAAATTATTCGCCCTCTCATTGACTTAAACTTCCCGAACGTTAAAGCATACCCTGCTTTCAACTTCAAACCACTTGCTAACGAGGACATTGAGAAAATGGCTCGTGTGTTCAATATGATGATTCAAGCTCAAGTTATTGCTCCAACTGAGGAGTGGATTCGTGAGGAGCTTGGTTTCCCTGTTGCTCCTCAAAAACTCGAAGGAAAGCAACCAAAGGAGGAACAACCAGAAGAACAGCAACCAGAGGGAGAACAGCCAGAGGAGGAACCTCAAGAGGAGGAGAACTCGGAGGGAAAGTAA
- a CDS encoding phage terminase large subunit family protein — MLPIHQLKELQRKLQDPIDFTQLTGTIKGKPFSFEGRNHLLDVYRDPHPRIVIVAGRQVEKSETVCRKLLYHLYTRPHTTITYTAPRNEQVTRFVNDRFRKAIAESKGKILEHSVDKKRDAKTAIGFSNSSIVYFGSAWSDGDALRGISGDMVFFDEVQDITQTAIEAIEKSVSHSEIRDHELEINGRCFYTGTPKQAGSYYHRVLWGQSDQKKWQVTCVHCGREQFLSMDNIMVENEGTDKERRYFGCLECGGELDRTNGRWVPTKPQNKLYSGYLFSQLNMPWISANQIWRDYMTMDAMTFANEVLGEFYSGSEQPVSIEDVLACTDRNLALKTSSTIPTVMGIDYGSGGKSKTIIHIGHREVIAGKRKLVIDYIENCKIDNHEELVAHIVKLVDRFNVEKIVGDIGYGSYEAQKLFEIFGRMAIACRYVTYQTDPKKREYKGEYTLQVDRTYSMDCLIEMFKRREIVIPYKDPELVEPFFDHYTALELKFSESTTSTGRKLYDHSTPDDAFHSLNYVREGLYEVENRFEWAGVEREDFNSRIFDDIDELPSENDW; from the coding sequence GTGTTACCAATCCACCAACTCAAGGAACTCCAACGAAAGCTCCAAGACCCTATTGACTTTACCCAGCTCACTGGGACTATCAAAGGGAAACCTTTTAGCTTTGAAGGGAGAAACCACTTACTCGATGTTTACCGAGACCCTCACCCTCGCATAGTTATCGTTGCAGGACGACAAGTCGAAAAGTCCGAGACAGTTTGCAGAAAACTCCTCTATCACCTCTACACAAGACCCCACACAACGATTACCTACACAGCTCCACGTAATGAGCAAGTCACTCGCTTTGTGAATGACCGTTTCAGAAAAGCCATAGCGGAGTCCAAAGGAAAAATACTCGAGCACTCCGTTGACAAGAAGCGTGACGCTAAAACAGCCATTGGCTTCTCCAACTCGAGTATTGTCTACTTTGGCTCAGCATGGTCTGATGGAGACGCTCTCCGAGGTATCTCTGGAGACATGGTATTCTTTGACGAGGTGCAAGACATAACTCAAACAGCAATTGAAGCTATTGAGAAGTCTGTCTCCCACTCGGAGATAAGAGACCACGAGCTCGAGATTAATGGACGCTGTTTCTACACAGGGACACCTAAACAAGCTGGCTCCTACTACCACAGAGTGCTCTGGGGACAGTCAGACCAAAAGAAGTGGCAAGTCACTTGTGTTCATTGTGGTCGCGAGCAGTTTCTCTCCATGGACAACATCATGGTTGAGAACGAAGGAACCGACAAAGAGCGCAGATACTTTGGCTGTCTCGAATGTGGAGGCGAGCTGGATAGAACTAACGGAAGATGGGTGCCAACGAAACCACAAAACAAGCTCTACTCTGGTTATCTATTCTCCCAGCTCAACATGCCATGGATTTCAGCCAATCAAATATGGCGAGATTATATGACCATGGACGCTATGACATTCGCCAACGAGGTACTTGGTGAGTTCTACTCTGGTAGCGAGCAACCAGTCTCCATTGAGGACGTTCTCGCTTGCACAGACAGAAACCTTGCTCTCAAAACTAGCTCGACCATTCCAACTGTCATGGGTATTGACTATGGCTCTGGAGGCAAGTCGAAAACGATTATTCACATTGGACACCGAGAAGTTATTGCTGGTAAGCGCAAGCTCGTTATCGACTACATTGAAAACTGCAAGATTGACAACCACGAGGAGCTTGTTGCTCACATTGTCAAGCTCGTTGACCGTTTCAACGTCGAGAAGATTGTTGGAGACATTGGTTATGGCTCCTATGAAGCTCAAAAACTCTTTGAGATTTTTGGACGCATGGCAATAGCTTGCAGATATGTCACCTACCAAACTGACCCTAAAAAGCGTGAATACAAAGGAGAATACACTCTCCAAGTTGACCGCACTTACTCGATGGACTGCCTCATTGAGATGTTCAAACGCAGAGAAATTGTCATTCCTTACAAAGACCCAGAACTTGTCGAGCCATTCTTTGACCACTATACAGCCCTCGAGTTGAAATTCTCCGAGTCTACAACCTCCACAGGTCGGAAACTTTACGACCACTCTACTCCAGATGACGCATTCCACAGTTTGAACTATGTGAGAGAAGGACTTTACGAGGTCGAAAACCGTTTTGAGTGGGCTGGAGTCGAACGTGAGGACTTTAATAGCCGCATTTTTGACGACATTGACGAGCTACCTAGCGAGAATGACTGGTAA
- a CDS encoding tyrosine-type recombinase/integrase has translation MLIELAWKEMLADKKLEGLTPNSLRSYDSLWGTFSKYLQEMGIERTDQLNPRVIKGYLKWCEERGNNPVTINYKLKLLRAFGKWLYEEGITEEYCCKNIKALRVDESPRIVKEEDIRKALSYLRRMKRREDSFYAMRNHTIIIFLIGTGLRAGELCALNWEDIDWDESLIILRKTKSRKLSSVPMSETVKKELSSWQAYVDRHFRVRPEPLFCTREGERLTRNGIRLMFQRLRERAGIEGTFCAHSMRNVFIKNLLKNNANLREVQLLARHSKIEVTKQYVGYFQHELKDAIDEHDPLKGLY, from the coding sequence ATGCTCATCGAACTCGCATGGAAAGAAATGCTTGCTGACAAAAAATTGGAAGGACTCACCCCTAACTCCCTCAGAAGCTATGACTCATTGTGGGGAACTTTCTCCAAGTATCTCCAAGAAATGGGAATTGAGAGAACAGACCAACTCAACCCCCGAGTTATTAAAGGCTACCTCAAGTGGTGTGAAGAACGAGGAAACAACCCAGTAACGATTAACTACAAACTCAAACTCCTAAGAGCTTTCGGAAAATGGCTCTATGAGGAAGGAATTACTGAGGAGTATTGTTGTAAAAATATCAAGGCTCTAAGAGTTGACGAGTCTCCACGTATAGTTAAAGAGGAAGATATTCGCAAAGCCCTCTCCTATTTGAGACGAATGAAAAGACGTGAAGACAGTTTTTATGCTATGAGAAACCACACAATTATTATTTTCCTCATAGGAACTGGCTTGCGAGCTGGAGAACTTTGTGCTCTCAACTGGGAGGACATTGACTGGGACGAGTCACTCATTATTCTCCGTAAGACAAAAAGCAGAAAACTTTCGAGTGTCCCAATGAGTGAGACAGTCAAAAAGGAACTCTCCTCGTGGCAGGCTTATGTTGACAGACATTTTAGAGTACGTCCAGAGCCATTATTTTGTACTCGAGAAGGTGAACGACTCACCAGAAATGGCATAAGACTTATGTTTCAACGTCTTAGAGAGCGAGCTGGCATAGAAGGAACATTTTGTGCTCACTCTATGAGAAACGTGTTTATTAAGAACTTACTCAAGAATAATGCAAACCTCCGAGAAGTCCAACTCCTCGCCAGACATTCTAAGATTGAGGTCACTAAGCAGTATGTTGGATACTTTCAACATGAACTCAAGGACGCAATCGACGAACACGACCCTCTCAAAGGTTTGTATTAA
- a CDS encoding phage head morphogenesis protein, whose amino-acid sequence MERVEKILDELQRAYENGDKDEVEGILKSIQMPSQKEWRKLVRKLIYSATEAGILRAHFEIMKLKELYEFAEDDTWTVVDEGYDYEVIFPQEAREFLDKYSLEISVITDETVLNRIREELRKGLEEGISTKELIANIQRTSETWLSEWHAQTIARTETSKMYNAGRLARWLDPEINGFVEALQYDAIIDRRTTELCRHLDGKIVSIKRADVIAEYTPPNHFQCRSTWLPVTKYEEWEDDFTVDIEPDKGFVFKAPLPKLLQGKTEPLVQPKKKIDPREVTDPDIIRNLPDDDFKIAIGNIKDIALKLALVKERAEKMLVRETGLKEEVVDALFTYWGYNSDELEGSFEIFDTLYKFYMTPEMRETVEELVRKLYDAGDNYGNEALKKVIEEFAKEYGSKPEYADLIAKLRQGISQARYKMTWKGLKPVEQTEESKKLLTMSMPPRTANFRNATGLQQALKEAQAWLLKYVDPKLAPKTGIKVRFKNDLYRAYATGASGEIYFGAVEKEAGVVVHEVGHVFHWNNKAVADLINEFYQQRTKNEEITLYRGEKTKKDNFYNPYVGRVYGWEQRFKGSEYATREFMGQEVLSMGIQALYENPEKFYQDDKEHFLLTYAILRGLF is encoded by the coding sequence GTGGAGCGTGTCGAGAAGATACTTGACGAACTCCAGCGAGCTTATGAAAATGGAGATAAGGACGAAGTTGAGGGCATTCTCAAGAGCATTCAAATGCCAAGCCAGAAAGAATGGCGCAAACTCGTTCGCAAACTCATTTACTCCGCAACGGAGGCTGGCATTCTCAGAGCTCACTTTGAGATTATGAAACTCAAAGAGCTCTATGAGTTTGCTGAGGACGACACTTGGACAGTCGTTGACGAAGGTTATGACTATGAGGTTATTTTCCCTCAAGAAGCTCGTGAGTTTCTCGACAAATACAGCCTTGAAATTAGCGTCATTACTGACGAGACCGTCCTTAACCGCATTCGAGAAGAACTCCGCAAAGGTCTCGAGGAAGGCATTAGCACAAAAGAGCTTATTGCTAACATTCAAAGAACCTCAGAAACTTGGCTCAGCGAGTGGCATGCTCAAACGATTGCTCGGACGGAAACAAGCAAAATGTATAATGCTGGGAGACTGGCTCGCTGGCTTGACCCAGAAATTAATGGCTTTGTTGAGGCTCTCCAGTATGACGCTATTATTGACAGACGTACAACCGAGCTATGCAGACACCTCGACGGAAAGATTGTAAGCATTAAGCGAGCTGACGTTATAGCAGAGTACACTCCACCAAACCACTTCCAGTGTCGCTCTACTTGGTTGCCAGTCACGAAGTACGAAGAATGGGAAGATGACTTCACTGTTGACATTGAGCCAGACAAAGGCTTTGTGTTTAAGGCTCCTCTCCCTAAACTCCTCCAAGGAAAAACAGAGCCTCTAGTGCAACCTAAGAAGAAAATTGACCCTCGAGAAGTCACTGACCCTGACATTATTCGCAACTTACCAGACGATGACTTCAAAATTGCTATTGGCAACATTAAGGACATAGCTCTCAAACTGGCTCTTGTCAAGGAACGAGCTGAAAAAATGCTCGTTAGAGAAACAGGGCTCAAAGAGGAAGTTGTTGACGCTCTCTTTACTTACTGGGGTTATAATAGTGATGAGCTAGAGGGTAGCTTTGAAATATTTGACACTCTCTACAAGTTCTATATGACCCCAGAAATGAGAGAAACAGTCGAGGAGCTAGTACGAAAACTCTATGACGCTGGCGACAACTATGGCAACGAAGCTCTCAAGAAAGTCATTGAGGAGTTCGCCAAGGAGTATGGCTCTAAGCCAGAGTATGCTGACCTCATAGCAAAACTAAGACAGGGTATTTCACAAGCTCGCTACAAAATGACTTGGAAGGGACTCAAGCCAGTCGAACAAACCGAGGAGTCCAAGAAGTTACTTACTATGTCAATGCCACCTCGGACAGCTAACTTTAGAAATGCTACTGGCTTGCAACAAGCCCTCAAAGAGGCTCAAGCATGGCTCCTCAAATATGTTGACCCTAAACTTGCTCCTAAAACTGGCATAAAAGTGAGATTCAAAAATGACCTCTACCGAGCATACGCTACTGGAGCAAGTGGAGAGATATACTTTGGAGCTGTCGAGAAAGAGGCTGGAGTTGTTGTTCACGAAGTAGGACATGTTTTCCACTGGAACAACAAAGCAGTTGCAGACCTCATAAATGAGTTTTACCAACAACGGACAAAAAACGAGGAAATTACACTCTACCGAGGTGAAAAAACTAAGAAAGACAACTTCTATAACCCTTATGTCGGTCGAGTTTATGGCTGGGAACAACGATTCAAAGGCTCTGAATATGCAACTCGTGAGTTTATGGGTCAAGAAGTGCTCTCCATGGGTATTCAAGCCCTTTATGAGAACCCAGAGAAGTTCTACCAAGACGATAAAGAGCATTTCTTGCTCACATACGCTATTTTGAGGGGGTTGTTCTAG
- a CDS encoding photosystem I reaction center subunit IV, with amino-acid sequence MLEVGSRVKCKSFLFSGTGTVVYIDPTLIHAPYLYPIQVELDEPDQDGHKMKRFNFEEVEVIEK; translated from the coding sequence GTGCTTGAAGTTGGCTCTCGTGTGAAATGCAAGTCTTTCCTGTTTAGTGGAACTGGGACGGTCGTCTATATCGACCCCACCCTTATCCATGCTCCCTACCTCTACCCTATTCAAGTTGAACTCGACGAACCAGACCAAGACGGTCACAAAATGAAACGATTCAACTTTGAGGAGGTTGAAGTCATTGAAAAATAA
- a CDS encoding MgtC/SapB family protein, which translates to MMFDPFLKLGISAILGLIIGLERELKRKPVGLKTCLVISISSCLLTIVSIESAYVFPLKDHITMDPLRLAAQIVSGVGFLGAGVILRRGNDSITGLTTAAIIWGAAGIGVAVGAGFYWESAFGVALLIVSVELIPFLINFFGPKQLREKEVLLQITVADAKNITKVIEHLKQQDINIKTMRIKDVEENEHLLKLRAVIDQKRSTAELYYVIRSIDDVVHVDIESG; encoded by the coding sequence ATGATGTTTGATCCGTTCCTCAAACTAGGGATTTCCGCCATTCTCGGGCTGATCATCGGGCTGGAACGGGAATTGAAGCGAAAACCAGTCGGGTTGAAAACGTGTCTTGTGATTTCCATTTCCAGCTGCTTGCTTACAATCGTTTCGATCGAATCGGCGTACGTCTTTCCGCTTAAAGACCATATTACGATGGATCCGCTTCGACTGGCGGCGCAAATTGTGTCTGGGGTCGGTTTTTTAGGGGCAGGCGTCATTTTGCGCCGCGGCAACGACAGCATCACCGGGCTGACGACCGCCGCGATCATTTGGGGGGCGGCAGGGATTGGAGTGGCGGTCGGCGCAGGCTTCTATTGGGAATCGGCGTTCGGCGTCGCGCTTCTCATTGTCAGTGTGGAACTCATTCCGTTTTTGATCAATTTTTTCGGGCCGAAGCAGCTGCGCGAAAAAGAGGTGCTGTTGCAAATCACCGTGGCGGACGCCAAAAACATTACGAAAGTGATCGAGCATTTAAAACAGCAGGATATCAATATTAAAACGATGCGTATTAAAGACGTTGAGGAGAACGAACATTTGCTGAAACTAAGAGCCGTCATTGACCAAAAGCGCTCGACCGCCGAACTTTACTACGTCATCCGCTCCATTGACGATGTTGTGCACGTGGATATTGAAAGCGGGTGA
- a CDS encoding HGGxSTG domain-containing protein, which produces MSNKDLEVAKQLRTKILKEVDEINNMKYTKSRKKRAEALRKQLKNIDVICGAIDRSTGKICTNPPYVKEDGSTNGRCLAHGGNATGAVTEEGRKRALANLNPRARFIHGLYSRFVMTQEELEFYTVMMNHYIEVLDLDPANILLLDRALRNFILNQRKEIAEAYEIVDESQSYNDYDSKFLRYMQALALDRRFKESKDNKENTAMIDLAILLSQAPAPERKPIEQTPQELEGERSADSYENTNNTEE; this is translated from the coding sequence ATGAGCAACAAAGACCTTGAAGTTGCAAAACAACTGAGAACGAAAATTTTGAAGGAAGTTGATGAAATAAATAACATGAAATACACCAAAAGCAGAAAGAAGCGAGCAGAAGCCTTGAGAAAGCAACTCAAAAATATTGACGTTATTTGCGGAGCTATCGACAGAAGCACTGGCAAGATTTGCACAAACCCTCCATATGTCAAAGAAGATGGCTCCACTAATGGCAGATGTTTAGCTCATGGAGGCAACGCCACTGGAGCTGTCACTGAGGAGGGTCGCAAAAGAGCTCTCGCCAACTTGAACCCTCGAGCTAGATTCATACATGGTCTATACTCTCGCTTTGTGATGACCCAAGAGGAGCTCGAGTTCTACACAGTGATGATGAACCACTACATTGAGGTGCTTGACCTCGACCCTGCCAACATACTCCTCCTCGACAGAGCCCTACGCAACTTCATTCTCAACCAGCGCAAAGAGATTGCAGAAGCCTACGAGATAGTTGACGAGAGCCAAAGCTACAACGACTATGATTCCAAGTTTCTCCGTTACATGCAAGCTCTTGCTCTTGACAGACGCTTCAAAGAAAGTAAGGACAACAAAGAGAATACTGCTATGATTGACCTTGCAATACTCCTCTCTCAAGCTCCAGCCCCAGAGCGCAAACCTATTGAGCAAACCCCACAAGAACTGGAAGGAGAGCGCAGTGCAGATAGCTATGAGAACACAAACAACACTGAGGAATGA
- a CDS encoding protein-glutamine gamma-glutamyltransferase, protein MIRVLSPINFDVSSSFSLPASEQRILDALVSSPQLYTYPNERQLRFEIALRDRIVRAASELAKSRARFAIFRFSRCNSDFWTRDERGGFRLRPDVTASEAIKDIFVHSERYAFECATAIVIVFYKAVLDVIDPAAFNRLFADLLLYDWHTDRDLGIRTKKDEHFLPGDCLYFKNPEFDLLTPQWQGENTIYLGDGLFYGHGIGIQTQDGIIAALNRRRKRGATKSAYLLPDITQVDFAYLSQFARGFDEFRLPIRRPPFIVGTLGSALFLHR, encoded by the coding sequence TTGATTCGCGTGTTGTCCCCCATCAACTTTGACGTTTCGAGTTCGTTTTCGCTTCCGGCCAGCGAACAACGAATCTTAGATGCTCTTGTTTCTTCGCCGCAATTATACACATACCCGAATGAACGGCAGCTTCGATTCGAGATCGCCTTGCGCGACCGCATTGTTCGGGCGGCGAGCGAGTTGGCGAAAAGCCGGGCGCGGTTTGCCATTTTCCGCTTTTCGCGCTGCAACAGCGATTTTTGGACGCGGGACGAGCGCGGCGGCTTTCGTCTTCGTCCCGATGTCACCGCTTCCGAAGCAATCAAGGACATTTTTGTCCACAGCGAGCGATACGCGTTTGAATGCGCGACCGCGATCGTCATCGTCTTTTACAAGGCCGTGCTTGACGTAATCGATCCAGCGGCATTCAACCGGTTGTTTGCGGATTTGTTGCTGTATGACTGGCATACCGACCGAGATCTTGGCATTCGAACAAAAAAAGATGAACACTTTCTCCCCGGAGATTGCCTCTATTTTAAAAACCCGGAATTCGATCTGTTGACGCCGCAATGGCAAGGGGAAAACACGATCTACTTGGGCGATGGCTTGTTTTACGGGCATGGCATCGGCATTCAGACGCAGGATGGCATCATCGCCGCGCTCAATCGAAGACGAAAACGGGGGGCGACGAAATCCGCTTACCTGCTTCCCGATATCACACAAGTCGATTTCGCTTATTTGTCCCAATTCGCCCGCGGCTTCGATGAATTCCGACTGCCGATCCGCCGCCCGCCCTTTATCGTCGGAACCCTAGGGTCCGCTCTGTTCTTGCACCGTTAG